The following are from one region of the Rattus rattus isolate New Zealand chromosome 13, Rrattus_CSIRO_v1, whole genome shotgun sequence genome:
- the LOC116914510 gene encoding LOW QUALITY PROTEIN: protein phosphatase 1 regulatory subunit 26-like (The sequence of the model RefSeq protein was modified relative to this genomic sequence to represent the inferred CDS: inserted 4 bases in 2 codons; substituted 2 bases at 2 genomic stop codons) — translation MFLMNAAPVVEFQSRXEAFGQPRRVCFPDCFSEXQDTSRASVSTRVQXMLQRDKAALGVTYERVTQRGRRAERSRDTRLAPKPAVCKEQPEFPTCGLVANRGTLEKDEAGRHGPLELTSDSDDSVDRDIEEAIQEYLKAKGGASEPVSQGVPCVPEPAHSSALPIPCPSQLTPGSGSVPVGASEDQGSTSPASVSSEDSFEQSIRAEIEQFLREKRQREHPKCSGSVDKKSDPNESPARLRGNREASARAALIGTGKEFIFRKPPGLTKVSTQSRNSQPKLTTEPETPASTKLAAHRPEAVQSRGGTKRGVPARRSKHIRSSAPVHQASDSSSDDGIEEAIHLYQLEKARKKASGDQPLRAQPKEESPGSTQPSALPEAHRRPPSKKKLAVPKVMDTTQGGLNPDPLSKLLTDSRASIPPGHTAAKSEAMRQASHLAHTSIELMCSEAILDISKTILSAPMEGSDRPPSRNLLFCPQPTLLRSESDSSNADSDDSIEQEIQRFLALKAQVGSPQPAQGPLSSLGPIDYPGVPKAPLAKTPDLLLGCKQKWRGGDSTTVTKKIKEGRESAQDGGHIWGKVQPGHDGWEPVRQGKITETQGGEAGVKDRPVPSRTAGLSDIHLSQGHGPLRKVSEEESSEDKNSSQDSDTDSDMAIKDLLRSKRKFKKRCRDSRASCKVSFGSTETRCGDWEDHRQQALRSCLPKCRGDNKDSPGAEGASPTFLPRRESPEGGPPSKDAEGSGHPPSASSPTSEDSAVDSDDSIELEIRKFLAEKAKESVRNTEPQGGPAKPEMPCRKEPTLGLQRGVGTRSQKASGTPQLSEGRRGPERTKTPATSQTGRGTLRAEQATALGQCKNTSGNDSAKASPLSRKSANVHKDHGLXGAQTAIAESVLGQVPSCAKTGAEVGSACGFGGGRFHLNWPSPKAQATLRQQDRRNSGSEDKVLDLRCQHSVGREQQDHETLGSDASEFSDTSVEDGGSATVSSKGLRL, via the exons ATGTTCCTCATGAACGCTGCTCCAGTGGTGGAGTTCCAATCCAGATAGGAGGCCTTTGGTCAGCCCAGGAGAGTCTGCTTTCCAGACTGCTTCTCAGA TCAGGACACCTCCAGGGCTTCAGTGAGTACAAGGGTACA CATGCTGCAGAGAGACAAGGCTGCCCTGGGGGTGACCTATGAGCGTGTCACACAGAGAGGCCGACGTGCAGAGAGGTCCCGGGacaccaggctggcccccaaGCCTGCTGTGTGCAAAGAGCAGCCAGAGTTCCCTACCTGTGGTCTTGTTGCAAACCGCGGCACCCTGGAGAAAGATGAAGCTGGGAGACATGGTCCCTTAGAGCTGACTTCTGACAGTGATGACTCGGTGGACCGGGACATTGAGGAGGCTATCCAAGAGTACCTGAAGGCAAAGGGTGGGGCTTCTGAACCTGTGTCCCAGGGGGTCCCTTGTGTCCCAGAGCCTGCCCACAGCAGTGCCCTGCCCATCCCGTGTCCCTCACAGCTCACTCCTGGCTCAGGCAGTGTTCCTGTGGGAGCCAGTGAAGACCAGGGCTCCACCTCCCCAGCTAGCGTGAGCAGCGAGGACTCCTTTGAACAGAGCATCCGAGCTGAAATAGAACAGTTTCTTCGTGAGAAAAGACAGCGTGAACACCCGAAGTGCAGTGGGTCTGTGGATAAAAAATCAGACCCAAATGAGAGCCCCGCCAGACTTAGAGGAAACCGAGAAGCCTCAGCCAGGGCAGCTCTGATAGGAACCGGTAAGGAGTTCATCTTCCGAAAACCTCCCGGGCTAACAAAGGTGAGCACACAGTCGAGAAACTCACAGCCTAAGCTCACCACGGAGCCTGAGACCCCAGCGAGCACAAAGCTGGCCGCCCACAGACCAGAGGCTGTCCAGAGCAGGGGTGGGACGAAGAGAGGCGTGCCTGCCCGGCGCAGCAAGCACATCAGGAGCTCAGCCCCGGTGCACCAGGCATCGGACTCCAGCAGTGACGACGGCATTGAGGAAGCCATCCATCTGTACCAGCTAGAGAAAGCCAGGAAGAAGGCCAGTGGGGACCAACCTCTGAGAGCCCAGCCCAAAGAGGAAAGCCCTGGTAGTACCCAGCCAAGTGCCTTACCTGAAGCCCACAGGAGACCCCCTAGCAAGAAAAAGCTAGCAGTTCCAAAGGTTATGGACACCACCCAGGGGGGCCTCAACCCTGATCCCCTCTCTAAGCTCCTAACAGATTCAAGAGCCTCCATACCTCCTGGACATACAGCTGCCAAGAGTGAAGCTATGCGCCAGGCCTCACACCTAGCACACACATCCATCGAACTGATGTGTTCAGAAGCAATCCTGGACATCTCCAAGACCATCCTGTCAGCCCCCATGGAAGGCAGTGACAGGCCACCATCCAGGAACCTACTCTTCTGTCCCCAACCCACGCTTCTCCGCTCTGAAAGTGACAGCAGCAATGCTGACAGTGATGACAGCATTGAGCAGGAGATCCAGAGGTTTTTGGCCCTCAAGGCACAAGTAGGGAGTCCTCAGCCTGCTCAGGGTCCACTGTCCTCACTTGGCCCCATTGACTATCCTGGTGTCCCCAAGGCCCCTCTTGCTAAAACACCAGATCTCCTTCTGGGCTGCAAACAGAAATGGAGAGGTGGGGACAGCACTACAGTGACCAAGAAAATAAAGGAGGGTAGAGAAAGTGCCCAGGACGGTGGCCACATCTGGGGGAAGGTTCAGCCTGGCCATGATGGGTGGGAACCTGTCAGGCAGGGCAAAATCACAGAGACCCAAGGAGGAGAGGCTGGAGTCAAGGACCGGCCTGTTccttccaggacagctgggctcAGTGATATACACCTATCACAAGGCCACGGGCCCCTCAGGAAGGTCAGTGAGGAAGAGAGCTCCGAGGATAAGAACAGTTCTCAGGACAGTGACACGGACTCGGACATGGCCATCAAGGACTTGTTAAGATCTAAGCGGAAGTTTAAGAAGAGGTGCCGAGACTCACGGGCTTCGTGTAAGGTCAGTTTTGGCAGCACAGAGACCCggtgtggggactgggaggacCACAGACAGCAGGCCCTACGAAGCTGTCTGCCCAAGTGCAGAGGGGACAACAAAGACAGCCCAGGGGCCGAGGGTGCAAGCCCCACCTTTCTCCCCAGGAGGGAAAGTCCAGAAGGGGGTCCTCCCTCTAAGGACGCAGAAGGCAGTGGCCACCCTCCTTcagcctccagccccacatcCGAGGACAGCGCAGTGGACAGTGATGACAGCATTGAGCTGGAGATCAGGAAGTTTTTGGCAGAAAAGGCCAAGGAGTCTGTACGCAACACAGAACCACAAGGGGGCCCTGCCAAGCCGGAGATGCCCTGTAGGAAAGAGCCAACTCTGGGGTTGCAGCGTGGAGTGGGCACACGGAGCCAAAAAGCCAGCGGCACCCCTCAGTTGTCCGAAGGAAGAAGAGGCCCAGAGAGAACTAAGACACCGGCAACCAGCCAGACTGGGAGGGGCACCCTCCGTGCTGAGCAGGCCACTGCCCTGGGCCAATGCAAGAACACCAGCGGGAACGACTCTGCCAAAGCCTCTCCACTAAGCAGGAAAAGTGCTAACGTTCACAAAGACCATGGCCTATAGGGAGCCCAGACTGCAATAGCAGAAAGTGTGTTGGGTCAGGTGCCCAGCTGTGCCAAAACGGGTGCCGAGGTTGGAAGTGCGTGCGGGTTTGGGGGAGGGCGCTTTCACCTGAACTGGCCGAGCCCAAAGGCTCAGGCGACCCTGAGACAGCaggacaggaggaattctggctCTGAGGACAAAGTTCTAGACCTGAGATGTCAGCACAGTGTTGGCAGGGAACAGCAGGACCACGAGACCTTGGGTAGTGATGCCAGTGAATTCAGTGACACTTCCGTGGAGGATGGGGGCAGTGCCACGGTGAGCAGTAAAGGCCTCAGGTTGTAA